GCTCGGTCCGGCTGCTCTCCTCCTCCACCCGGGTGTGCCGGCGGACGACCACGACGAACAGCACGGCGACGAAGACGGCGTACAGGACGGTCATCTTGGTCATGGCGAGCTCACCCTCGCTCGTCACGTCCAGCACGGGGCCGTAGAGCGCGACGATGGCGGGGCTGGCGTTGAGGGCCTCTGCGGCGTGGACCCGGGCGGCCTGGTCGGCGTACAGGCTGGGCGTCGCGGCGGCCGAGGCGACGCTCATCATGACCAGCACGGCGATCCAGACCCCGGCAGGAACGCGGTCGCGACGCAGGGCCAGGCGCAGCAGCAGCCGCCAGCCCGCGGTCGTGCTCATCGCCCGGCGCCGGCGCGGTCGCGGTAGGCGTCGAGGAAGAGCTCCTCGAGGCTCGGCGGGCTGCTGGTCAGGCTGGTGATGCCGGCAGCCGTGAGCTCGGCAAGGACGCCGGGCAGCGCGTCGGCGTCGACGGTGCAGGAGAGCTGGGCGCCGTCCACCGTGACGTCGTGGACGCCGGGCCGCCCCGACAGGTCGGGTACGGCGCCGGAGAGTCCCGCCACCAGCCGGGTCCGCTGCAGGTGCCGCAGCGAGGCCAGGGTGCCGGTCTCCACCACCCGGCCCTCGCGGATGATCGTCACCCGGTCGGCCAGGCGCTCGACCTCGCTGAGGATGTGGCTGGAGAGCAGAACGGTGGCGCCGCGGGCGGTCTGCTCGGCCACGCAGTCGTTGAACACCTGCTCCATGAGCGGATCGAGGCCCGAGGTGGGCTCGTCGAGGATCAACAGGTCCGGGTCGGTGGCGAAGGCCGCCACGAGCGCCACCTTCTGGCGGTTGCCCTTGGAGTAGGCGCGCCCGCGCTTGGTCGGGTCGAGCCCGAACCGCTCGACCAGCTCGTCGCGGCGCGACGTGCGCGGGTCGGCGCCGCGCATCCGGATCAGCAGGTCGAGCGTCTCGCCGCCGCTGAGGTTCGGCCAGAGGCTGACGTCGCCGGGCACGTAGGCGAGGCGCCGGTGCAGCGACGCCGCGTCGCCCCACGGGTCGCCGCCGAGCAGCCGCACGTCCCCGGAGTCCCTGCGCAGGAGGCCGAGCAGCACCCGGATCGTCGTGGACTTCCCGGCCCCGTTCGGGCCCAGGAAGCCGTGCACCTCCCCCGGCGCCACCGACAGGTCCAGCTCGTCGAGGGCGCGGAAGCTGCCGAAGGTCTTCACCAGGTCGCGGATCTCGATGACGGGCGTCGTGCTGTCGTCCACGTCCCGAGGCTAGACCTCGAATCCTTCCGCAGGGGCCCGCGCCGACGGGGTGGGGACGAAGGACCCGGCGCCGTGGTGACCTCCGCCCCGCGGCAGGATGGCCCCGTGCAGATCCAGGTCGACGACCCCCGCCGTCCCGACGTGCTGGCGCTCCTCGAGGAGCACCTCGCCGACATGTACGCCACCTCGCCGCCCGAGAGCGTGCACGCCCTCGACCCCGACGCGCTGACGGTCCCGTCGATCACCTTCTGGACCGCGCGGGACGGCGACACCCTGCTCGGCTGCGTCGCCCTGAAGGCGATCTCGGGCGAGCACGCCGAGATCAAGTCGATGCGCACCGCCACGGCGGCCCGCCGCCGGGGCGTGGCCGGCCTGCTGCTGGACCACGTCCTGGCCGAGGCCCGCGAGCGCGGGCACGCGCGGATCAGCCTGGAGACCGGCGCGGAGGACTACTTCGTCGCGGCCCGGACCCTCTACTCCACCCGAGGCTTCCGCGAGTGCGGGCCGTTCGAGGGCTACGCGCCCGACCCCAACAGCGTGTTCATGACCCTGGAGCTCTGACACCCGGACCGGCGGCGTTCTCCACGTCGACCACCAGCGACTCCGCGTCCCGGACGACCTGCTCCAGCACCGCCCGCCGCGGATCGGGTACGGCGAACCACGGGCCCACCACGCGCACCGACCCCAGCCTCCGGTCGGCCAGCACCTCGGCGACCGCGGCCCGGTCGCCGCCGGCGACGACCACCTCGACGCCCTCCAGCACCCGGACGGCGTGGTCGGCCGCTGCCTCGAACGCCTCGCGCGCCTGGTTCGCCCGGCGGCGCGCGAACCGCTGCTGCGACTGGCCTCCGGCCTTCGTGCGGCCCTGGACGTGGCGCTGGCCCGTCTTCGATGCGACCACCGTGCCCCGCTCGATGCGGGCCGCCGCGAAGCCGCCCTTGCGCACGAGCAGGACTCCCCAGCCGGCTGGCGCGGCGACCGCATCGGCGAAGGCAGCGGGATCGGGCGGTCCGTCGTACCCGGTGGAGAAGGGGAGGTGGGCCACGAACCGCGACCCGTCGGGAGCGCTCCCCCGCAGACCGCCGGCAGCGACCTCGATCGTCGCGGGTCCGTGGGACGCCTCGAAGTTGGCGAGCCACCGGGGCCAGCGGGCGACTGGGACGAGGACCTCGGGCACGCGCCGACGGTACCGGCAGTCCGTTCACGAGAACGTGTTCTAGTCTGCTGCCATGGCCCGGATGCACCCCTGCGAGCGCGTCGGGATCGACTTCGTCGAGACCGCTCCCCACCGCTACGCCAACAGCGTCGAGCTCGCCGTCACGCCGGAGCAGCTCTTCGAGGTGCTGGCCGACGCCGACGCCTGGCCGCGCTGGGCGAGCGTCATCACGAAGGTGGTCTGGACCACCCCGGAGCCGCGCGGCACGGGAACGCGCCGGACGGTCACCATGCGCGGCGGGCTCGTGGGCGACGAGGAGTTCCTCGCGTGGGAGCCACCGAGGATGATGTCCTTCCGGTTCAACGAGGCGTCCACGCGCACCGTCAAGGCCTTCGCCGAGCGGTACGACGTCGTCGCGACCCCGACCGGCTGCCGGCTCACCTGGACCCTCGCCCTCGACGTCCGCGGACCCTCGCGCCTCGGCATGCCGCTGGGCAAGCCGGTCATGAACGCCGTCTTCCGGCGCTTCCTGAGGAACCTCCGGACCTACACCGACGAGCGCTTCGCCTGAGCCCGGGCCGGGCAGTCCTCGATCCGACGGTCCCCGTTCCGCCCACGCACGGGTCGGGTCGAGCCTACGATCCAGGGATGCTCCCCCGTCGCGTCGTCGTCGCGCTCGTCCTGCTGGCGCTCGCCGCGCTGACCCTCCCGAACGGCGGGTCCGCGACAGCGAGCACCGGCACGCCGTCGTACACGTGGTCGGCGACGCCCTCACCCGTCGTGCTGCTGCTGCCGAGCAGGATGGTGCGGCTCCGGGCGACCACCTTCTGCTGGACGGCTCCGCCGGAGAGCTCGGGCGAGGGCGAGATCGGCTCGGCGCTGTGCAGCGACGGGATCGAGCCGTCCCGGGCGGACCTGCCGAAGGTGGCGCGCAGCCGGCCGATCCGGTTCTGGTTCGGCCGTCCCGGCTGGCGCTGGAGCGCGACGCTGACCAGCTTCGCGCACCCGCGCCGCGACGGCTGCCGGGTGCGCCGGGTGCCGACCCGGGTCACGGCGCAGCGCTACGACCTCGCACCGCCGCGCCACCGCGGCACCTACCGGGTGCGCCTGTTCGGGCAGGGGCCCGAGGGCGACGTGCTGGTCAGCTTCTCGTGGCGCTACGGGAGCCGGCCGGGCCGCTGCTCCTGAGGTTTCGAGACGATCGGTTCTCAACCTCTTCGCCCCACGCCGACCGCTCGTCCCTCGCGGCCGACTGGCCTCAGGTTTCGAGACGATCGGTTCCGGCCTCGCAGGCTCAGCCGGACGATCCCTCAACCTCTTCGCCCCACGCCGACCGCTCGTTCCTCGCGGCCGGCTGGCTCAGACGTTGAAGCCGAGCGCGCGCAGCTGCTCGCGGCCGTCGGGCGTGATCTTGTCGGGGCCCCACGGCGGCATCCAGACCCAGTTGATCGCGACGTCGTTGACCAGGCCCTCGAGGGCGCTGTTGGTCTGGTCGGTGATCACGTCGGTCAGCGGGCAGGCCGCGGACGTGAGGGTCATGTCGAGGACGAGGTTGGTGCCCTCGTCGACGTGCATGCCGTAGACGAGGCCGAGGTCGACGACGTTGATGCCGAGCTCGGGGTCGACCACGTCCTTCATGGCCTCCTCGATGTCCGCGAGGGCGACGCTCGTGGAGGCGTTGGTGCTCGACTCGGCGAGGCCGGCGGCCTCGGGCACGTGCGGCAGGTCGTCGTGGTGGCCGTGACCGTGGCCGTGGTGGCTGTGGTCGTGCCCGTCGTGGGAGTGCCCGTCGTGGGAGTGGTCGTGGGCGTGCTCGCTCATGCCTTCTCGTCTCCGTCTGCTCCGCTGGCGACGACCTGGGCCGTCGCGTCCTTCCATGCCATCCACGACAGCAGCGCGCACTTCACGCGCGCGGGGAACTTCGCCACGCCGGCGAAGGCGATGCCGTCCTCGAGGACGTCCTCGTCCGGCTCGACCGTGCCCTTGCCCTGCATCAGGGTCAGGAACTCCTGGTGGATCTCCATCGCCTCGTCGACGCTCTTGCCGACCACGAGGTCGTAGAGCACCGACGCGGACGCCTGCGAGATCGAGCAGCCGACGGCGTCGTACGACACGTCCTCGACCACACCGTCGTGGAGGTGGACGCGCAGCGTCACCTCGTCGCCGCAGGTGGGGTTGACGTGGTGGACCTCGGCCTCGTGGGCCTCGCGCAGGCCCTTGCCGTGGGGGTTCTTGTAGTGGTCGAGGATGATCTCCTGGTAGAGCGCGTCCAGGTCCTGACCGTGTGCGGTGGTCATCGTCAGTCCAACTTGAAGTACGAGCGGGTGTATTCCAGCGCCTCGACGAGGGCGTCGATCTCCCGCGGCTCGGTGTAGAGGTACGACGACATCCGCGTCGAGCTCTGCACGCCGAAGCGCGCGTGGGCGGGCTTCGCGCAGTGGTGGCCGGCCCGCACGGCGACGCCGCGGCTGTCGAGCACCTGCGCGATGTCGTGCGGGTGCACGCCGTCGAGCTCGAACGAGATCGCACCACCGCGGGAGGCCGCGTCGAGCGGTCCGAGGACCGTGAGGCCCTTGACCGACTGCAGGCCCTCCAGCGCGTAGCCGGTGATGGCCTGCTCGTGGCGGTGGATCGCCTCCATGCCGATGTGGCCGAGGTAGTCGACCGCGGCGCCGAGGCCGATCGCCTCGACGATCGGCGGAGTGCCGGCCTCGAACTTGTGCGGGATGCCGGCGTACGTCGACGCCTCCATCCGGACCGTCTCGATCATCTCGCCACCGCCGAGGAACGGTGGCAGCTGGTCGAGGACGGCGCGGGCGCCCCAGAGCACGCCGATACCGGTCGGTCCGACGACCTTGTGTCCGGTGAAGGCGACCAGGTCCGGTCGCTCGTCAGCGGGCATGGCCGCGATGTCGATCGGCAGCTGCGGCGCGGCCTGCGACGCGTCGACGACGACGATCGCGCCGACAGCGTGCGCCTTGCGGGTGATCTCGGCGATCGGGTTGATCGTGCCGAGCATGTTGGACACCCAGGTCAGCGAGACGACCTTGGTGCGCTCGTTGATCATCTCGTCGATCGTCGACAGGTCGAGACGACCGTCGTCGGTGAGGCCGA
Above is a genomic segment from Nocardioides aromaticivorans containing:
- a CDS encoding ABC transporter ATP-binding protein, yielding MDDSTTPVIEIRDLVKTFGSFRALDELDLSVAPGEVHGFLGPNGAGKSTTIRVLLGLLRRDSGDVRLLGGDPWGDAASLHRRLAYVPGDVSLWPNLSGGETLDLLIRMRGADPRTSRRDELVERFGLDPTKRGRAYSKGNRQKVALVAAFATDPDLLILDEPTSGLDPLMEQVFNDCVAEQTARGATVLLSSHILSEVERLADRVTIIREGRVVETGTLASLRHLQRTRLVAGLSGAVPDLSGRPGVHDVTVDGAQLSCTVDADALPGVLAELTAAGITSLTSSPPSLEELFLDAYRDRAGAGR
- a CDS encoding GNAT family N-acetyltransferase → MQIQVDDPRRPDVLALLEEHLADMYATSPPESVHALDPDALTVPSITFWTARDGDTLLGCVALKAISGEHAEIKSMRTATAARRRGVAGLLLDHVLAEARERGHARISLETGAEDYFVAARTLYSTRGFRECGPFEGYAPDPNSVFMTLEL
- a CDS encoding acVLRF1 family peptidyl-tRNA hydrolase; this encodes MPEVLVPVARWPRWLANFEASHGPATIEVAAGGLRGSAPDGSRFVAHLPFSTGYDGPPDPAAFADAVAAPAGWGVLLVRKGGFAAARIERGTVVASKTGQRHVQGRTKAGGQSQQRFARRRANQAREAFEAAADHAVRVLEGVEVVVAGGDRAAVAEVLADRRLGSVRVVGPWFAVPDPRRAVLEQVVRDAESLVVDVENAAGPGVRAPGS
- a CDS encoding SRPBCC family protein — protein: MARMHPCERVGIDFVETAPHRYANSVELAVTPEQLFEVLADADAWPRWASVITKVVWTTPEPRGTGTRRTVTMRGGLVGDEEFLAWEPPRMMSFRFNEASTRTVKAFAERYDVVATPTGCRLTWTLALDVRGPSRLGMPLGKPVMNAVFRRFLRNLRTYTDERFA
- a CDS encoding metal-sulfur cluster assembly factor, with amino-acid sequence MEEAMKDVVDPELGINVVDLGLVYGMHVDEGTNLVLDMTLTSAACPLTDVITDQTNSALEGLVNDVAINWVWMPPWGPDKITPDGREQLRALGFNV
- the sufU gene encoding Fe-S cluster assembly sulfur transfer protein SufU, producing the protein MTTAHGQDLDALYQEIILDHYKNPHGKGLREAHEAEVHHVNPTCGDEVTLRVHLHDGVVEDVSYDAVGCSISQASASVLYDLVVGKSVDEAMEIHQEFLTLMQGKGTVEPDEDVLEDGIAFAGVAKFPARVKCALLSWMAWKDATAQVVASGADGDEKA
- a CDS encoding cysteine desulfurase — encoded protein: MSLEGLLPELAVIRKDFPILERTLAGGLPLVYLDSANTSQKPQVVIDTMVDHLERHNANIARAMHQLGAESTEAFEAARDRVAAFIGAPDRDEVIFTKNASEALNLVANTLAWAGERQVGPGDEVVITEMEHHSNIVPWQLLTQRTGATLRWFGLTDDGRLDLSTIDEMINERTKVVSLTWVSNMLGTINPIAEITRKAHAVGAIVVVDASQAAPQLPIDIAAMPADERPDLVAFTGHKVVGPTGIGVLWGARAVLDQLPPFLGGGEMIETVRMEASTYAGIPHKFEAGTPPIVEAIGLGAAVDYLGHIGMEAIHRHEQAITGYALEGLQSVKGLTVLGPLDAASRGGAISFELDGVHPHDIAQVLDSRGVAVRAGHHCAKPAHARFGVQSSTRMSSYLYTEPREIDALVEALEYTRSYFKLD